The Mustela nigripes isolate SB6536 chromosome 4, MUSNIG.SB6536, whole genome shotgun sequence genome includes a window with the following:
- the TEX36 gene encoding testis-expressed protein 36: MAKGRRFNPALDKDGRWFPQIGLTQKTPESSTSAMLKEPHRPRSSRQVEGKLPPIYKVREKQAVNNNFPFSVHDNRHSLQSSGCYLDSGLGRRKISPEKRQHASRNFNLWACDHVPSCLDGFSNNQISYVYREVVVLPIFRRFPRHYNEIWKSFKFIPRKSYTEFLKKTPKVRFAIDKKVGSSLEP; the protein is encoded by the exons TTCCCTCAGATTGGACTAACACAGAAGACACCAGAATCCAGCACAAGCGCTATGCTAAAGGAGCCCCACCGCCCACGGTCGTCTCGGCAAGTGGAGGGGAAGCTACCACCAATCTACAAAGTTCGGGAGAAG CAAGCAGTAAATAACAACTTCCCCTTCTCTGTACACGACAATCGGCACAGCCTGCAGAGCTCGGGGTGCTACCTGGACTCG GGCCTGGGACGGAGGAAGATCTCCCCAGAGAAAAGGCAACATGCTTCAAGAAATTTCAATCTCTGGGCGTGTGACCATGTTCCGTCTTGTCTTGACGGCTTTTCAAATAACCAAATATCATATGTCTATCGAGAAGTTGTGGTGCTCCCAATTTTCAGACGCTTCCCAAGACATTATAATGAGATATGgaagtcttttaaatttattcctcGGAAAAGTTATACAGAGTTTTTGAAAAAGACTCCAAAAGTAAGGTTTGCTATTGACAAAAAGGTTGGTTCTTCACTGGAGCCCTAA